Proteins from one Thermobifida alba genomic window:
- a CDS encoding GuaB3 family IMP dehydrogenase-related protein, producing the protein MAQVEIGLGKAGRRAYELDEIGIVPARRTRDPEEVSIAWQIDAYRFDTPLMVSPMDSVVSPKTAVAIGELGGLGVLDLEGLWTRYEDPEPLLAEIRELDDATATRRLQEIYAEPIKEELIGRRIEEVRQAGVVTAARLSPQRTAQYHKAVIDAGVDIFVIRGTTVSAEHVSGRAEPLNLKQFIYDLDVPVVVGGCATYTAALHLMRTGAAGVLVGFGGGSGHTTRSVLGVAVPMASAIGDVAAARRDYLDESGGRYVHVIADGGMTRSGDIAKALACGADAVMVGSPLARATEAPGGGYHWGSEAHHHALPRGERVDVGTIGTLEAILHGPASTSDGSMNLMGALRRTMATAGYTDLKEFQRVEVVVAPN; encoded by the coding sequence TTGGCTCAGGTTGAGATCGGGCTGGGCAAGGCCGGACGGCGGGCGTACGAGCTCGACGAGATCGGGATCGTGCCCGCACGACGCACCCGGGACCCCGAGGAGGTCTCCATCGCGTGGCAGATCGACGCCTACCGCTTCGACACGCCGCTGATGGTGAGCCCCATGGATAGCGTGGTCTCGCCGAAGACCGCCGTGGCCATCGGTGAGCTGGGCGGTCTGGGGGTGCTCGACCTGGAGGGGCTGTGGACCCGCTACGAGGACCCCGAGCCGCTGCTCGCCGAGATCCGCGAGCTCGACGACGCCACGGCCACCCGCAGGCTCCAGGAGATCTACGCCGAGCCGATCAAGGAGGAGCTGATCGGCCGCCGCATCGAGGAGGTCCGCCAGGCCGGGGTGGTCACCGCGGCCCGCCTCTCCCCGCAGCGCACCGCCCAGTACCACAAGGCCGTGATCGACGCGGGTGTGGACATCTTCGTGATCCGCGGCACCACGGTCTCCGCCGAGCACGTCTCCGGCCGCGCCGAGCCGCTCAACCTCAAGCAGTTCATCTACGACCTCGACGTCCCCGTGGTGGTCGGGGGCTGCGCCACCTACACCGCGGCCCTGCACCTGATGCGCACCGGAGCGGCGGGCGTGCTCGTCGGCTTCGGCGGCGGCTCGGGCCACACCACCCGCAGCGTGCTGGGGGTCGCGGTGCCCATGGCCAGCGCGATCGGTGACGTCGCGGCGGCCCGGCGCGACTACCTCGACGAATCCGGCGGCCGTTACGTGCACGTCATCGCCGACGGCGGCATGACCCGCAGCGGCGACATCGCCAAGGCGCTGGCGTGCGGCGCGGACGCGGTCATGGTCGGCTCCCCGCTGGCGCGCGCCACCGAGGCCCCCGGAGGCGGCTACCACTGGGGCAGCGAGGCGCACCACCACGCGCTGCCGCGCGGCGAGCGGGTGGACGTCGGCACGATCGGCACCCTGGAGGCGATCCTGCACGGCCCGGCCTCCACCAGCGACGGGTCGATGAACCTCATGGGCGCGCTGCGCCGCACCATGGCGACCGCCGGGTACACCGACCTGAAGGAGTTCCAGCGGGTCGAGGTCGTGGTGGCGCCGAACTGA
- a CDS encoding DUF4097 family beta strand repeat-containing protein, protein MQQRTRWVGAGAATVAALALTGCDMDVDFEGNVTEETRTDSYARAEVLELTNQDGATTVVGGDVSEIKVERFLRYTGDTPPEETVTEQDGTLAITAGDCGSRIALGIAWCDIDYVVTVPEGTAVSVGSADGAITVDDTGGEVTVVTTDGEVVVTGTVEKLDATTRDGVLTLDQVEADTVTAETVDGRIEATGGAAETVALANRDGRVRVDGTEFGELDVDSGDGTVEITAATAFDRVDVKARDGGVTVLTPPGAGPYAVTTSTGDGAVDVSVPQDTDAGPVIRVTTVDGAITVGEA, encoded by the coding sequence GTGCAGCAGCGGACGAGGTGGGTGGGAGCGGGGGCGGCCACGGTCGCGGCCCTGGCGCTCACCGGATGCGACATGGACGTGGACTTCGAGGGCAATGTCACCGAGGAGACCCGCACCGACTCCTACGCACGGGCGGAGGTGCTCGAACTGACCAACCAGGACGGCGCCACCACCGTCGTGGGCGGCGACGTCTCCGAGATCAAGGTGGAACGCTTCCTGCGCTACACCGGCGACACGCCGCCGGAGGAGACGGTCACCGAACAGGACGGGACCCTGGCGATCACCGCCGGGGACTGCGGGAGCCGGATCGCCCTGGGGATCGCGTGGTGTGACATCGACTACGTCGTCACCGTTCCCGAGGGGACCGCGGTCTCGGTGGGCAGCGCGGACGGAGCCATCACCGTCGACGACACCGGAGGCGAGGTGACGGTCGTCACCACCGACGGAGAGGTCGTCGTCACCGGGACGGTGGAGAAGCTGGACGCCACCACCCGGGACGGGGTGCTGACCCTCGACCAGGTGGAGGCGGACACGGTCACCGCCGAGACCGTCGACGGCAGGATCGAGGCCACCGGCGGAGCAGCGGAAACCGTCGCGCTCGCCAACCGCGACGGCCGGGTCAGGGTCGACGGGACGGAGTTCGGCGAGCTGGACGTCGACAGCGGCGACGGGACGGTCGAGATCACCGCGGCCACCGCGTTCGACCGCGTCGACGTGAAGGCCCGGGACGGCGGTGTCACGGTGCTCACCCCGCCGGGCGCAGGCCCCTACGCGGTCACCACCTCCACCGGCGACGGTGCCGTCGACGTCTCGGTTCCGCAGGACACCGACGCCGGGCCGGTGATCAGGGTCACGACCGTCGACGGAGCCATCACCGTCGGGGAGGCCTGA
- the galE gene encoding UDP-glucose 4-epimerase GalE: protein MNVLLTGGAGYIGTHVAVELLESGHGVVVVDNLSNSRAEAVRRVERITGRSVACYIGDCADRALLERVFAEHRIDAAVHCAGLKAVGESTERPLLYYRNNLDALLTLCETMSAHGVRSLVFSSSATVYGDPERVPIPEDAPLSATNPYGATKLFAERVLADLAAAAPDWRIIALRYFNPVGAHPSGLIGEDPNGVPNNLFPYIAQVAAGRREKVLVYGDDYDTPDGTGVRDYLHVVDLARGHVAALERLGDAYGMRAYNLGSGHGVSVLEAIAAFERASGRPIPRQVVARRPGDIAVCYADPSAAHRDLGWKTTLTLDEACADTWRWQSANPNGFAG, encoded by the coding sequence ATGAACGTACTGCTCACCGGCGGAGCCGGGTACATCGGAACGCACGTCGCCGTCGAGCTGCTGGAGAGCGGCCACGGGGTGGTCGTCGTCGACAACCTGAGCAACAGCCGCGCGGAGGCGGTCCGCCGGGTGGAACGCATCACCGGCCGTTCCGTTGCCTGCTACATCGGCGACTGCGCCGACCGGGCGCTGCTGGAGCGGGTCTTCGCCGAGCACCGGATCGACGCGGCCGTGCACTGCGCCGGGTTGAAGGCGGTGGGCGAGTCCACGGAGCGGCCGCTGCTGTACTACCGCAACAACCTCGACGCGCTGCTGACCCTGTGCGAGACCATGAGCGCCCACGGGGTGCGCTCCCTGGTGTTCAGCTCTTCGGCGACCGTCTACGGCGACCCCGAGCGGGTGCCCATCCCGGAGGACGCGCCGCTGAGCGCCACCAACCCCTACGGGGCCACCAAGCTGTTCGCCGAGCGCGTCCTCGCCGACCTGGCCGCGGCCGCTCCCGACTGGCGGATCATCGCGCTGCGCTACTTCAACCCGGTGGGAGCCCACCCCAGCGGGCTGATCGGGGAGGACCCCAACGGGGTGCCGAACAACCTCTTCCCCTACATCGCGCAGGTCGCGGCCGGACGCCGGGAGAAAGTGCTGGTCTACGGCGACGACTACGACACGCCCGACGGCACCGGCGTGCGCGACTACCTGCACGTGGTGGACCTGGCGCGGGGGCACGTGGCCGCCCTGGAACGGCTGGGCGACGCCTACGGCATGCGCGCCTACAACCTCGGCAGCGGCCACGGCGTGTCGGTGCTGGAGGCCATCGCCGCCTTCGAACGGGCCAGCGGCAGGCCGATCCCGCGCCAGGTGGTGGCCCGCCGTCCCGGCGACATCGCGGTCTGCTACGCCGACCCGTCGGCCGCCCACCGGGACCTGGGCTGGAAGACCACCCTCACCCTCGACGAGGCCTGCGCCGACACGTGGCGCTGGCAGTCGGCCAACCCGAACGGATTCGCGGGCTGA
- the guaB gene encoding IMP dehydrogenase, whose protein sequence is MSLKPTGGQEEFEKVLPPGLTYDDVLLVPAYSDLQPGETDTTTRLTRTITLRIPLVSAAMDTVTEARMAVAIARQGGVGVLHRNLSIEDQAAQVDLVKRSEAGMITHPVTCRPEDTLADVERLSAHYRISGAPVVDSDGRLVGIVTNRDMRFEEDRTRLVRDVMTPMPLVTAPVGVSREEAFALLRENKIEKLPLVDGQGRLRGLITVKDFTKSEQFPDATKDAEGRLVVGAAVGVGPEAERRARALVEAGVDFLVVDTAHGHSAGVLEMVAKLKANTRVDVVGGNIATRAAAQALVDAGADAVKVGVGPGSICTTRVVAGVGAPQVTAILEAAKAAVPAGVPVIADGGLQYSGDIAKAVVAGASTVMVGSLLAGVEESPGELVFINGKQYKTYRGMGSLGAMRGRSYSKDRYSQADVATEDKLIPEGIEGRVPYRGPLATVAHQLVGGLRQSMWYAGVRTLDELRERGQLMQITTAGLKESHPHDVQMMVEAPNYQARS, encoded by the coding sequence ATGTCGCTCAAGCCAACAGGAGGCCAGGAGGAGTTCGAGAAGGTGCTCCCTCCCGGGCTCACCTACGACGATGTCCTGCTGGTGCCCGCCTACTCCGATCTCCAGCCCGGCGAGACGGACACCACCACCCGGCTCACCCGCACCATCACCCTGCGCATCCCGCTGGTCTCCGCGGCGATGGACACCGTGACCGAGGCGCGGATGGCCGTGGCGATCGCCCGGCAGGGCGGGGTCGGGGTCCTGCACCGCAATCTCTCCATCGAGGACCAGGCCGCCCAGGTCGACCTGGTCAAGCGCTCCGAAGCCGGGATGATCACCCACCCGGTGACCTGCCGCCCCGAGGACACCCTCGCCGACGTCGAGCGGCTCAGCGCGCACTACCGGATCTCCGGGGCCCCGGTCGTCGACTCCGACGGACGCCTCGTCGGCATCGTCACCAACCGGGACATGCGGTTCGAGGAGGACCGCACCCGCCTGGTCCGCGACGTCATGACCCCCATGCCGCTGGTGACCGCGCCGGTGGGCGTCTCCCGCGAGGAGGCGTTCGCGCTGCTGCGGGAGAACAAGATCGAGAAGCTTCCGCTCGTCGACGGGCAGGGACGGCTGCGCGGCCTGATCACCGTCAAGGACTTCACCAAGAGCGAGCAGTTCCCCGACGCCACCAAGGACGCCGAGGGCCGGCTCGTCGTGGGCGCCGCGGTCGGCGTCGGCCCCGAGGCCGAGCGGCGTGCCCGGGCCCTGGTCGAGGCCGGGGTGGACTTCCTCGTGGTGGACACCGCGCACGGGCACTCCGCCGGTGTGCTGGAGATGGTCGCCAAGCTCAAGGCCAACACCCGGGTGGACGTCGTCGGGGGCAACATCGCCACCCGCGCGGCGGCCCAGGCCCTCGTCGACGCCGGGGCCGACGCGGTCAAGGTGGGCGTGGGACCGGGGTCCATCTGCACCACCCGGGTGGTCGCGGGCGTGGGCGCGCCCCAGGTCACCGCGATCCTGGAGGCAGCCAAGGCGGCCGTGCCCGCGGGGGTGCCGGTCATCGCCGACGGCGGGCTCCAGTACTCCGGGGACATCGCCAAGGCCGTCGTCGCGGGCGCCAGCACCGTGATGGTCGGCAGCCTGCTGGCCGGTGTCGAGGAGAGCCCCGGGGAACTCGTCTTCATCAACGGCAAGCAGTACAAGACCTACCGGGGCATGGGCTCGCTCGGCGCGATGCGCGGCCGCTCCTACTCCAAGGACCGCTACTCCCAGGCCGACGTGGCCACCGAGGACAAGCTCATCCCCGAGGGCATCGAGGGCCGCGTCCCCTACCGGGGGCCGCTGGCCACGGTGGCGCACCAGCTCGTCGGAGGACTGCGCCAGTCCATGTGGTACGCGGGCGTGCGCACCCTGGACGAACTGCGGGAACGCGGCCAGCTGATGCAGATCACCACCGCCGGTCTCAAGGAGAGCCACCCGCACGACGTCCAGATGATGGTCGAGGCGCCCAACTACCAGGCGCGCAGCTGA
- a CDS encoding lytic transglycosylase domain-containing protein, whose amino-acid sequence MVAETLSNVPTESVPGAVPASGPAVGRRSLAAAGAAMVAAVGVTGGVLGVVALTAQSAAPPALPPGPNELGGSVSTVTGADAGAPAGAEEFPDARPLPAESPAAVPEIDPGWLDRVSDGTGIPRRALQAYAAAQLRLLEEQPECQVSWPTLAAIGEVESRHGTYAGGELARDGTTTVRVIGIPLDGTRGTAAIRDTDGGRLDGDPEWDRAVGPMQFIPTTWEIWGTSADGGEPDPHDIDDAALSAARYLCADNRVLTTSQGWWAAVLAYNRSEEYGQRVLAIAADYVDAIS is encoded by the coding sequence CTGGTGGCCGAGACGCTCTCCAACGTCCCGACAGAGTCGGTCCCCGGCGCGGTCCCCGCGTCCGGGCCCGCGGTCGGCCGGCGTTCCCTGGCCGCGGCGGGCGCCGCGATGGTCGCGGCGGTGGGAGTCACCGGCGGAGTCCTCGGCGTGGTGGCGCTCACCGCACAGTCCGCCGCACCGCCGGCGCTGCCCCCGGGCCCCAACGAGCTGGGCGGGAGCGTGTCCACCGTCACCGGAGCGGACGCCGGAGCGCCCGCGGGGGCCGAGGAGTTCCCGGACGCCAGGCCGCTGCCCGCCGAGAGCCCCGCGGCGGTCCCGGAGATCGACCCCGGATGGCTGGACCGGGTCTCGGACGGCACCGGGATCCCCCGCCGCGCGCTCCAGGCGTACGCGGCCGCGCAGCTGCGGCTCCTGGAGGAGCAACCGGAGTGCCAGGTCTCCTGGCCGACCCTGGCCGCGATCGGAGAGGTGGAGTCCAGGCACGGCACGTACGCGGGCGGCGAACTCGCCCGCGACGGGACCACCACCGTCCGGGTGATCGGCATCCCCCTCGACGGCACCCGCGGGACCGCCGCGATCCGCGACACCGACGGGGGACGGCTCGACGGCGACCCCGAGTGGGACCGGGCCGTCGGCCCCATGCAGTTCATCCCCACCACGTGGGAGATCTGGGGGACCTCCGCCGACGGCGGCGAACCCGACCCCCACGACATCGACGACGCCGCCCTCAGCGCCGCCCGCTACCTGTGCGCGGACAACCGGGTGCTGACCACCTCGCAGGGCTGGTGGGCGGCGGTCCTCGCGTACAACCGGTCGGAGGAGTACGGACAGCGGGTCCTCGCCATCGCCGCCGACTACGTCGACGCCATAAGCTGA
- a CDS encoding sigma-70 family RNA polymerase sigma factor → MRDLRVAGGTPLVRRYAARSRADDAELNHLTSLAVQGDDGAVDSLIREVRPMVVRYCRARLSRVSGYTHDFDDVAQEVCIALLSALPRYRDMGRPFASFVFGIAAHKVADALRGCTRADVPTDSVPDHPDESPGPEESAVRIVEAEQARELLSELPEQQRRLLSLRVIAGLSADETGHALGMSPGAVRVAQHRALARLRRAATANRLR, encoded by the coding sequence GTGAGGGATCTACGCGTCGCGGGGGGCACGCCACTGGTTCGCAGGTACGCCGCCCGCTCGCGGGCGGACGACGCAGAGCTCAACCACCTCACCTCGCTGGCGGTCCAAGGCGACGACGGCGCGGTGGACTCGCTGATCCGCGAGGTACGACCCATGGTGGTGCGCTACTGCCGTGCCCGGCTGTCCCGCGTCTCCGGTTACACCCACGACTTCGACGACGTGGCCCAGGAGGTCTGCATCGCCCTGCTGTCCGCGCTGCCGCGCTACCGGGACATGGGGCGTCCGTTCGCCTCCTTCGTCTTCGGGATCGCGGCGCACAAGGTCGCCGACGCCCTGCGCGGCTGCACCCGCGCGGACGTGCCCACCGACTCGGTGCCCGACCACCCCGACGAGTCGCCCGGGCCCGAGGAGTCCGCGGTGCGCATCGTCGAGGCCGAACAGGCCCGGGAACTGCTCAGCGAACTGCCCGAGCAGCAGCGCCGCCTGCTGTCCCTGCGGGTGATCGCGGGGCTGTCCGCGGACGAGACCGGGCACGCCCTGGGCATGTCGCCCGGCGCGGTCCGGGTCGCCCAGCACCGGGCCCTGGCCCGGCTGCGGCGCGCCGCCACGGCCAACCGGCTGCGCTGA
- a CDS encoding glycerol-3-phosphate dehydrogenase/oxidase produces the protein MTAARLGPEERGAALDHMADNELDVLVVGGGIVGAGVALDAVSRGLSVGLVEARDFASGTSSRSSKLIHGGLRYLEQLDFALVREALTERGLLLGRIAPHLVRPVPFLFPLRHHWERPYVGAGVALYDTLALASTHTRGLPGHRHLTRGGALRIFPALRRDALVGAVRYWDAQVDDARYVVTVLRTAATYGAHIASRTQAVGFLREGEHVTGARVVDLESGREFPVRAKQVVNAAGVWTDDIQQMVGGRGQIHVRASKGVHLVVPRDRIQASSGLILRTEKSVLFVIPWGRHWIIGTTDTAWDLDKAHPAASRTDIDYVLDHVNSVLKTPLTRDDVEGVYAGLRPLLSGESDETSKLSREHTVAHPVPGLVLIAGGKYTTYRVMAKDAVDAVAHGLGGGVPASVTDRLPLVGADGYAALWNQRRTLARRTGLHVSRIQHLLRRYGSLVHEVLDLVAEQPELGRPLTGADDYLRAEVVHAVRCEGARHLDDVLSRRTHVSIETWDRGLAAAEEAAGLMAGPLGWDDEQLAREVEYYRKRIEAERAAQEQDSDHEADAVQHGAPDIVPQAAAARV, from the coding sequence ATGACGGCAGCACGGCTGGGACCGGAAGAACGGGGCGCCGCCCTCGACCACATGGCCGACAACGAACTCGACGTGCTGGTCGTGGGCGGAGGCATCGTCGGCGCGGGCGTCGCCCTGGACGCGGTGTCGCGCGGCCTGTCGGTCGGCCTCGTCGAGGCCCGCGACTTCGCCTCGGGGACCTCCAGCAGGTCCAGCAAACTCATCCACGGCGGCCTGCGCTACCTGGAGCAGTTGGACTTCGCCCTGGTGCGCGAGGCGCTGACCGAGCGGGGGCTGCTGCTCGGCCGCATCGCCCCCCACCTGGTGCGCCCCGTCCCGTTCCTGTTCCCGCTGCGCCACCACTGGGAGCGGCCCTACGTCGGCGCGGGCGTGGCCCTCTACGACACGCTCGCCCTGGCCTCCACGCACACCCGGGGCCTGCCCGGCCACCGCCACCTCACCCGCGGCGGGGCGCTGCGGATCTTCCCCGCGCTGCGCCGGGACGCCCTGGTGGGCGCCGTACGGTACTGGGACGCCCAGGTCGACGACGCCCGCTACGTGGTGACGGTGCTGCGCACGGCCGCCACCTACGGCGCGCACATCGCCTCGCGGACGCAGGCCGTGGGCTTCCTGCGGGAGGGCGAGCACGTCACCGGCGCCCGCGTGGTCGACCTGGAGAGCGGCAGGGAGTTCCCGGTCCGCGCCAAACAGGTCGTCAACGCCGCCGGGGTGTGGACCGACGACATCCAGCAGATGGTGGGCGGGCGCGGCCAGATCCACGTGCGCGCCTCCAAGGGCGTGCACCTGGTGGTGCCCCGGGACCGCATCCAGGCGTCCTCGGGGCTGATCCTGCGCACCGAGAAGAGCGTGCTGTTCGTCATCCCCTGGGGACGGCACTGGATCATCGGGACCACCGACACCGCGTGGGACCTGGACAAGGCGCACCCCGCGGCCAGCCGCACCGACATCGACTACGTGCTCGACCACGTCAACTCGGTCCTGAAGACCCCGCTGACCAGGGACGACGTCGAGGGGGTGTATGCCGGGCTGCGGCCGCTGCTGTCCGGGGAGTCCGACGAGACCTCCAAACTCTCCCGCGAGCACACCGTGGCGCACCCGGTGCCCGGCCTGGTGCTCATCGCGGGCGGCAAGTACACCACCTACCGTGTCATGGCCAAGGACGCCGTGGACGCCGTCGCGCACGGCCTCGGCGGGGGAGTGCCCGCATCGGTGACCGACCGGCTGCCGTTGGTGGGCGCCGACGGGTACGCCGCCCTGTGGAACCAGCGCCGGACCCTGGCCCGCCGGACCGGGCTGCACGTCTCCCGGATCCAGCACCTGCTGCGCCGCTACGGCTCCCTCGTCCACGAGGTGCTGGACCTGGTCGCCGAGCAGCCGGAGCTGGGACGGCCGCTCACCGGGGCCGACGACTACCTGCGCGCCGAGGTCGTGCATGCGGTCCGCTGCGAGGGCGCCCGCCACCTCGACGACGTGCTGAGCCGGCGCACCCACGTCTCCATCGAGACCTGGGACCGCGGCCTGGCCGCCGCCGAGGAGGCCGCCGGCCTGATGGCCGGGCCGCTCGGCTGGGACGACGAACAGCTCGCCCGCGAGGTGGAGTACTACCGCAAGCGCATCGAAGCCGAACGCGCCGCGCAGGAACAGGACAGCGACCACGAGGCCGACGCGGTGCAGCACGGCGCCCCCGACATCGTGCCGCAGGCGGCCGCGGCACGGGTCTGA
- a CDS encoding succinic semialdehyde dehydrogenase, with the protein METVTTTTAVRSAPPGDELVRRLTRHVVSTSGRTAVTTAPFTGEPLAELPQSSARDVAEAFRRARAAQHRWAQQPPRQRVAPFLRFHDLLLDRQKEILDILQWETGKARRHAFEEVCDAALGTLHYARHAPRLLRSRRVGGAIPLATRTVVNHQPKGVVSVITPWNYPLTLPVADAVPALLAGNAVVAKPDTQTALSALWAIDLLVEAGLPQDLWLVVLGEPAEIGDPLVDEADYVAFTGSSDTGARIAQRAASRLVGCSAELGGKNPMIVCADADLDRTVRGALTACFSNSGQLCISAERLYVHDSVHDEFVERFAEATRNMRLGADLDYSADMGSLTYRRQLDRVVEHVEEARAKGATVLAGGRPRPDLGPLFYEPTVLTGVEESMTVCTEETFGPVVSVYRFATEDEAVERANDTPYGLNASVWTRDVARGRRIAEQLRAGTVNINEGYGAAFASYGAPMGGMKRSGLGRRHGEEGLLRYTEAQTVASQHLVGLSGPPGMSAETLARVMTAGARLMRTLRIR; encoded by the coding sequence ATGGAGACTGTGACGACCACCACAGCAGTGCGTTCCGCTCCACCGGGCGACGAGCTGGTCCGACGACTGACCCGACACGTGGTGAGCACATCCGGCAGGACCGCCGTCACCACCGCCCCCTTCACCGGAGAACCCCTCGCCGAACTCCCCCAGTCCTCGGCCCGGGACGTCGCCGAGGCGTTCCGCCGCGCCCGCGCCGCCCAGCACAGGTGGGCCCAGCAGCCGCCGCGCCAGCGGGTCGCCCCCTTCCTGCGCTTCCACGACCTGCTCCTGGACCGGCAGAAAGAGATCCTGGACATCCTGCAGTGGGAGACCGGCAAGGCCCGCCGCCACGCCTTCGAGGAGGTCTGCGACGCCGCCCTGGGCACCCTCCACTACGCGCGCCACGCCCCCCGCCTGCTGCGCAGCCGACGGGTCGGCGGCGCGATCCCGCTGGCCACCCGGACCGTGGTGAACCACCAGCCCAAAGGCGTCGTCAGCGTCATCACCCCGTGGAACTACCCGCTGACCCTGCCCGTCGCCGACGCCGTACCCGCCCTCCTGGCCGGCAACGCCGTCGTCGCCAAACCCGACACCCAGACCGCGCTCAGCGCCCTGTGGGCCATCGACCTGCTGGTCGAGGCGGGACTGCCGCAGGACCTGTGGCTGGTCGTCCTGGGCGAGCCCGCCGAGATCGGCGACCCGCTGGTCGACGAGGCCGACTACGTGGCCTTCACCGGCTCCTCCGACACCGGGGCCCGCATCGCCCAGCGCGCCGCGTCCCGACTCGTCGGCTGCTCCGCGGAACTCGGCGGCAAGAACCCGATGATCGTGTGCGCCGACGCCGACCTGGACCGGACCGTCCGCGGCGCGCTGACCGCCTGCTTCAGCAACTCCGGCCAGCTGTGCATCTCCGCGGAACGCCTCTACGTGCACGACTCCGTCCACGACGAGTTCGTCGAGAGGTTCGCGGAGGCGACGCGGAACATGCGGCTGGGCGCGGACCTGGACTACTCCGCGGACATGGGGTCGCTCACCTACCGGCGCCAGCTCGACCGGGTCGTCGAGCACGTGGAGGAGGCCCGCGCCAAGGGCGCCACCGTACTGGCCGGAGGCCGCCCCCGTCCCGACCTCGGCCCGCTGTTCTACGAGCCCACCGTGCTCACCGGCGTCGAGGAGTCCATGACGGTGTGCACCGAGGAGACCTTCGGACCGGTCGTCTCCGTCTACCGGTTCGCGACCGAGGACGAGGCGGTCGAACGCGCCAACGACACCCCCTACGGCCTCAACGCCAGCGTGTGGACGCGGGACGTGGCCCGCGGACGCCGCATCGCCGAACAGCTCAGGGCCGGAACGGTCAACATCAACGAGGGCTACGGCGCCGCGTTCGCCAGCTACGGAGCCCCCATGGGCGGCATGAAGCGCTCCGGCCTGGGACGGCGGCATGGCGAAGAGGGCCTGCTGCGCTACACCGAGGCGCAGACCGTCGCCAGCCAGCACCTCGTCGGCCTCAGCGGTCCCCCCGGCATGTCCGCCGAGACCCTGGCCCGGGTGATGACCGCCGGAGCCCGGCTGATGCGGACGCTGCGCATCCGCTGA
- a CDS encoding FAD-dependent oxidoreductase, protein MTRPPTSSTTTCAIVGGGPAGIMLGLLLARAGVHVTVLEKHGDFLRDFRGDTVHPSTLTLLDELGLLREFDALPHRDVEQIGIEVSGQRLVGVRLADIPGPHKRVALVPQWDFLNLLAEHAARYPTFRLLLRSPAYGLVRENGAVRGVRYRDADGEHELRAVLTVAADGRRSVLREAAGLVPIDLGAPMDVLWLRLPRVAGDPHGLVGRIGERGMSVGIDRGDYWQVAYLVRKGGHTELRRRGLAPLREGLAELLPFLADRAAALDSWDQVAFLEVGLDRLPRWSVPGLLCVGDAAHTMSPIGGVGINLAVQDAVAAANLLADPLYRAQADPERFTRTFNPALVERVQRRRELPTRGTQLVQRVIQRQLIERALDGRVALPPAAARLLSDGAWSRVAGRVLGATLGRTMMYGLRPEHVRTPERR, encoded by the coding sequence ATGACGCGACCGCCGACCTCCTCCACCACCACCTGCGCGATCGTCGGCGGCGGGCCCGCCGGGATCATGCTCGGCCTGCTGCTCGCCCGCGCCGGAGTCCACGTCACCGTGCTGGAGAAGCACGGCGACTTCCTGCGCGACTTCCGCGGCGACACCGTGCACCCCTCCACCCTGACCCTGCTCGACGAGCTCGGCCTGCTCCGGGAGTTCGACGCCCTGCCGCACCGCGACGTGGAGCAGATCGGGATCGAGGTGTCCGGGCAGCGGCTCGTGGGCGTGCGCCTGGCCGACATCCCCGGCCCGCACAAGCGCGTCGCGCTGGTCCCCCAGTGGGACTTCCTGAACCTGCTCGCCGAGCACGCCGCGCGCTATCCGACCTTCCGCCTGCTGCTGCGGTCCCCCGCGTACGGCCTCGTCCGGGAGAACGGGGCGGTGCGCGGCGTGCGCTACCGCGACGCCGACGGCGAGCACGAACTGCGGGCCGTGCTCACCGTGGCCGCCGACGGCCGCCGCTCGGTCCTGCGCGAGGCCGCCGGCCTGGTCCCGATCGACCTGGGCGCACCGATGGACGTGCTGTGGCTGCGCCTGCCCCGCGTCGCGGGCGACCCCCACGGGCTCGTCGGACGGATCGGGGAGCGGGGCATGTCCGTGGGGATCGACCGCGGCGACTACTGGCAGGTCGCCTACCTCGTGCGCAAGGGCGGCCACACGGAGCTGCGCCGCCGCGGCCTGGCGCCGCTCCGCGAGGGCCTCGCGGAACTGCTGCCGTTCCTGGCCGACCGGGCCGCCGCACTGGACTCCTGGGACCAGGTGGCGTTCCTGGAGGTCGGCCTGGACCGGCTGCCCCGCTGGTCGGTGCCGGGGCTGCTGTGCGTCGGCGACGCCGCGCACACCATGAGCCCGATCGGCGGGGTGGGCATCAACCTGGCGGTCCAGGACGCGGTGGCCGCCGCCAACCTGCTGGCCGACCCGCTGTACCGGGCGCAGGCCGACCCCGAGCGCTTCACCCGGACGTTCAACCCCGCCCTGGTGGAACGGGTGCAGCGCCGCCGGGAGCTGCCCACCCGGGGCACCCAGCTCGTGCAGCGCGTCATCCAGCGCCAGCTGATCGAACGGGCGTTGGACGGCCGGGTCGCCCTGCCTCCCGCGGCCGCCCGCCTGCTCTCCGACGGCGCCTGGAGCAGAGTGGCGGGCCGGGTGCTGGGCGCCACACTCGGCCGGACCATGATGTACGGCCTGCGCCCCGAACACGTCCGCACGCCGGAACGCCGGTGA